The Roseiconus lacunae genome has a segment encoding these proteins:
- a CDS encoding SDR family oxidoreductase — MSDATTFDFLQLAGKTFLVLGVANRKSVAYAIAKMIEQAGGDVIYVVRSESRRDSTAKLLNDRDVRICDVEFQDQIADLAAQLEADNIELAGMVHSIAFADYPDGIRPFHETTKQQFLQAVDISAFSLTNLCNALKDRFANDASVVTIGISTTRMASESYGFMAPIKAALESSLAFLTKSFSRFSQVRFNSVSAGLLKTSASAGIPGYVDSYLYAEQVIPRGKAVHTDEVAATATFLLSPRSSGITAQSIVVDAGMSINYFDAAVVSAVTNSEFGSR; from the coding sequence ATGAGCGACGCGACCACCTTCGACTTTCTGCAACTTGCCGGAAAGACGTTCCTCGTACTGGGCGTTGCCAACCGCAAAAGTGTCGCCTACGCGATCGCCAAAATGATCGAACAAGCCGGCGGAGATGTGATCTACGTTGTCCGTAGTGAATCCCGCCGCGACAGCACCGCCAAATTGCTCAACGATCGTGACGTACGAATCTGCGACGTCGAATTCCAAGACCAAATCGCCGACTTGGCGGCACAACTCGAAGCCGACAACATCGAACTAGCCGGCATGGTCCACTCCATCGCCTTCGCCGACTACCCCGACGGCATTCGCCCATTCCACGAGACGACGAAACAACAATTTCTACAAGCGGTCGATATTTCCGCCTTCTCGCTCACCAACCTCTGCAACGCACTGAAAGATCGGTTTGCCAATGATGCCTCGGTCGTCACGATCGGTATCAGCACGACCCGGATGGCCAGCGAAAGCTACGGATTCATGGCCCCGATCAAAGCCGCACTGGAATCGTCGTTGGCGTTCTTAACAAAATCCTTCAGCCGTTTCAGCCAAGTGCGTTTCAATTCTGTTTCGGCGGGACTGCTAAAAACAAGTGCGTCGGCGGGTATCCCAGGTTACGTCGACTCCTACTTGTACGCCGAGCAGGTGATCCCACGTGGCAAAGCCGTTCATACTGATGAGGTTGCCGCGACTGCTACGTTTTTACTTTCGCCACGAAGCAGTGGCATCACGGCCCAGTCAATCGTTGTCGACGCCGGGATGTCGATCAACTATTTTGACGCCGCGGTTGTCTCCGCCGTCACCAACTCCGAATTCGGTAGCCGCTAG
- a CDS encoding pyrophosphate--fructose-6-phosphate 1-phosphotransferase: MAVKRVGILTAGGLAPCLSSAIGALIESYTELAPEVEIICYRSGYKGLLQGDSFVVGPEVREKAAILHEHGGSPIGNSRVKLTNVADCVKRGLVSEGQDPLHVAAERLKTDQVDVLHTVGGDDTNTTAADLAAFLAENNYDLTVVGLPKTIDNDVIPIKQSLGAWTAAEEGAKYFENVVAEHNANPRMLIVHEVMGRNCGWLTAATAVEYRKRLDNLNFLPEAGLSRERKEVHGVYIPEMHFDLQQEADRLRKIMDENDCVNIFISEGAGVGTIVDEMRARGEDVPTDAFGHVKLDAVNPGKWFGKQFAEMLGAEKTLVQKSGYYSRAAAANPADIELIARCARKGVECALAGDGGVIGEDEDQGDELRAIEFERIKGGKPFDIDTPWFGELLDAIGQPKGESVATEHA, encoded by the coding sequence ATGGCAGTCAAACGTGTCGGAATTCTTACTGCTGGGGGGCTTGCACCTTGCTTGTCGTCGGCGATCGGAGCACTCATCGAAAGCTATACCGAGTTGGCGCCCGAGGTCGAGATTATCTGTTACCGAAGCGGATACAAAGGACTGCTGCAAGGCGATAGTTTTGTCGTCGGTCCTGAAGTTCGCGAGAAGGCCGCAATCTTGCACGAACACGGCGGAAGTCCGATCGGAAATAGTCGTGTGAAATTGACTAACGTCGCCGATTGTGTCAAACGCGGATTGGTGAGCGAAGGGCAAGATCCGTTGCACGTCGCCGCGGAGCGATTGAAGACCGATCAAGTCGACGTGCTGCACACAGTCGGTGGCGACGATACCAATACCACGGCCGCCGACTTAGCCGCTTTTTTGGCTGAGAATAATTACGATCTTACCGTCGTTGGGTTGCCCAAAACGATCGACAATGACGTGATCCCGATTAAGCAGAGTTTGGGCGCGTGGACGGCTGCCGAAGAAGGCGCAAAGTACTTTGAAAACGTTGTCGCAGAACACAACGCCAACCCACGTATGCTGATCGTGCACGAAGTCATGGGACGCAACTGTGGTTGGTTGACCGCGGCGACCGCCGTGGAATACCGCAAACGTTTGGACAATCTGAATTTCTTACCCGAAGCTGGCCTCAGCCGGGAACGCAAAGAAGTTCATGGAGTCTACATCCCAGAAATGCACTTCGATCTGCAACAGGAAGCGGATCGGTTGCGAAAGATCATGGATGAGAACGATTGCGTGAATATCTTTATCTCCGAAGGCGCCGGAGTTGGCACAATCGTTGACGAGATGCGTGCCCGTGGTGAAGACGTTCCTACCGATGCATTCGGCCATGTCAAACTGGATGCGGTGAACCCCGGCAAGTGGTTCGGTAAGCAGTTCGCCGAAATGTTGGGTGCCGAAAAGACCTTGGTGCAGAAAAGCGGCTACTACAGTCGCGCCGCTGCCGCCAATCCTGCCGACATCGAATTGATCGCCCGCTGCGCACGTAAGGGCGTCGAATGTGCGCTCGCAGGAGATGGCGGCGTGATCGGCGAAGATGAAGACCAGGGCGACGAGTTGCGAGCGATTGAATTCGAGCGTATCAAAGGCGGCAAGCCTTTCGATATCGACACGCCATGGTTCGGCGAGTTGCTTGACGCGATCGGTCAGCCCAAAGGCGAAAGCGTCGCGACCGAGCACGCCTAA
- a CDS encoding 3-keto-disaccharide hydrolase, with amino-acid sequence MKSFPQSIAVAALLAGFVTVAVPPLHAEETGDQGFVKIFDGKSLNNWKLAEENQTAWHVEDGMLVCDGERCHVFYDGPLQPMKDFHFRCEVKTTPGSNAGIYFHTKYQATGWPKYGYECQVNVSHKDPKKTSSLYAVENVADPGVKDNEWYTQEIIVKGNHIELKVNGKTMVDYTEPAGKDAFSKDFERRLNEGTIALQAHDPQSKVYFRNLEVKPL; translated from the coding sequence ATGAAGTCATTCCCCCAAAGCATCGCTGTCGCAGCACTACTTGCCGGTTTCGTCACCGTAGCCGTTCCCCCACTGCATGCCGAAGAAACCGGTGACCAAGGCTTTGTCAAAATCTTTGACGGCAAGTCACTTAACAACTGGAAACTGGCCGAAGAAAACCAAACCGCTTGGCATGTCGAAGACGGCATGCTGGTCTGCGATGGCGAACGTTGCCACGTGTTCTACGATGGCCCGCTTCAACCGATGAAGGACTTTCACTTCCGCTGTGAAGTCAAAACCACCCCAGGAAGCAACGCGGGGATTTACTTCCACACCAAGTACCAAGCGACAGGCTGGCCCAAGTACGGATACGAGTGCCAAGTGAATGTGTCGCACAAAGACCCCAAGAAGACCAGCAGCCTGTACGCGGTTGAGAACGTAGCCGACCCGGGGGTGAAAGATAACGAATGGTACACCCAAGAAATCATCGTGAAGGGAAATCACATCGAGCTCAAAGTCAATGGCAAGACCATGGTCGACTACACCGAACCGGCGGGCAAAGATGCCTTCAGCAAGGATTTCGAACGGCGTCTCAATGAAGGCACGATTGCCTTGCAAGCCCATGACCCACAGAGCAAAGTTTACTTCCGCAATCTTGAAGTTAAGCCGCTCTAG
- the ilvE gene encoding branched-chain-amino-acid transaminase, with protein MSRVIYINGEFFAPEDAKISVYDHGLLYGDGVFEGLRVYNHKVFRLQEHLLRLEESARAIGLALPISLEQLTEDTNATVAKNEISDGYIRMIITRGSGPLGLDPFTCSNPQVIIIADKITLYPDSYYENGLELVTASTIRNHPAALSPRIKSLNYLNNILAKMEGLKAGCIEALMLNHKGEVAECTGDNIFIVKNGKLNTPPIEAGILEGITRNAVLELAREAGIPTTEAPMTRHDIYIADECFLTGSAAEVIPAVKLDGRAIGDGNVGPVTQQLNQAFRELVRQ; from the coding sequence ATGAGCCGAGTCATCTACATCAACGGTGAATTCTTCGCCCCCGAAGACGCCAAGATCAGCGTTTACGATCATGGCTTGCTCTATGGTGACGGCGTTTTCGAAGGTTTGCGAGTTTACAACCACAAAGTCTTCCGGCTGCAAGAACACCTGCTGCGTCTGGAAGAGTCGGCACGTGCGATCGGACTAGCGCTCCCTATCTCGCTCGAACAACTCACCGAAGACACCAACGCGACGGTCGCCAAAAATGAAATCAGCGACGGCTACATCCGCATGATCATCACGCGTGGATCAGGACCACTCGGCTTAGATCCGTTTACTTGTTCCAACCCGCAAGTGATCATCATCGCCGACAAGATCACGCTGTACCCAGACAGCTACTATGAAAACGGACTAGAACTGGTCACCGCATCGACGATCCGCAATCACCCCGCCGCACTCAGCCCAAGGATCAAGTCGCTCAATTACCTCAACAACATCCTCGCCAAAATGGAAGGACTCAAAGCCGGATGCATCGAGGCACTGATGCTCAACCACAAAGGTGAAGTCGCCGAATGCACCGGAGATAACATCTTTATCGTTAAAAACGGCAAATTAAACACGCCGCCGATCGAAGCAGGAATCCTTGAAGGGATCACCCGCAACGCCGTTTTGGAACTCGCTCGCGAAGCCGGCATTCCGACCACCGAAGCTCCGATGACGCGGCACGACATCTACATCGCCGACGAATGCTTCCTGACCGGCAGCGCCGCCGAAGTGATTCCCGCGGTCAAGCTCGACGGCCGAGCGATCGGCGACGGAAACGTTGGCCCCGTCACCCAACAGCTCAATCAAGCCTTCCGAGAGCTCGTCCGACAGTAA
- a CDS encoding 3-hydroxyacyl-ACP dehydratase FabZ family protein, producing the protein MSKQEIETAIPHRAPMLLLDEIVERDESSIVCKKTFSDQEFFVQGHFPDQPIVPGVIQCECCLQAGAVLLERFMSGSPDLLPVATRLDAVKFKRIVRPGDTIEIKVTLNEQVSNAYFLTGKVMLDGKLATRLDFACSVTPISNPPSKTGDA; encoded by the coding sequence ATGAGCAAACAAGAAATCGAAACCGCGATCCCCCATCGAGCTCCAATGCTGTTGCTCGATGAGATCGTCGAGCGTGACGAGTCATCGATCGTCTGCAAAAAAACGTTTTCCGACCAAGAGTTCTTCGTTCAAGGCCATTTCCCGGACCAACCGATCGTGCCGGGCGTGATCCAGTGCGAATGCTGCCTCCAAGCCGGAGCGGTTCTGCTGGAACGCTTCATGTCCGGCTCGCCGGATCTACTCCCCGTCGCGACCCGATTGGACGCGGTCAAGTTCAAGCGAATCGTGCGCCCCGGGGACACGATCGAAATCAAGGTGACGCTCAACGAACAGGTTTCCAATGCGTACTTCCTGACCGGCAAAGTCATGCTGGATGGTAAACTCGCCACACGACTCGATTTCGCCTGCAGCGTGACCCCGATCAGCAACCCGCCCAGTAAAACAGGAGACGCGTGA
- a CDS encoding class I SAM-dependent methyltransferase: MSTISIRLLPLLIFVAFMTHAYPQDVPAETDQPQTDRSAQANDAGKPKESKRKSYLGRVLAQPMSHVGAPWLIRPERDDEENASESFKMLELKTGMVVCDLGCGNGYWTLPMARAVGEEGLVYAVDIQQEMLQKLGQRAARFKIENIRPTLGQIDDPKLPQNEIDLLLMVDVYHEFSHPQSMLWEIRRSLKPNGTVALLEYREEDPNVPIKPLHKMSKIQIMKEYEANGFKLVKEYNELPWQHLMFFARDDSPLKAITPIPANEVLQSLNK, from the coding sequence ATGTCCACAATTTCGATCCGCTTGTTGCCGTTATTGATCTTCGTTGCGTTTATGACGCACGCCTATCCGCAAGACGTCCCGGCGGAAACAGATCAACCCCAGACGGATCGATCTGCTCAAGCGAATGACGCGGGCAAACCGAAAGAGTCAAAACGCAAGAGCTATCTCGGTCGCGTGCTTGCGCAACCGATGAGCCACGTTGGGGCCCCGTGGCTGATTCGTCCCGAACGTGACGATGAGGAAAACGCGTCCGAGTCTTTTAAGATGCTGGAGCTTAAGACCGGAATGGTTGTTTGCGACCTCGGTTGCGGCAACGGTTATTGGACGCTCCCCATGGCACGCGCCGTTGGCGAAGAAGGCCTTGTGTATGCCGTCGACATTCAACAAGAAATGTTGCAAAAGTTAGGACAACGCGCCGCGAGGTTCAAAATCGAGAACATTCGCCCGACTCTTGGTCAAATCGACGACCCCAAGTTACCTCAAAACGAGATCGACTTGCTTTTGATGGTCGATGTCTACCACGAATTCTCACATCCCCAATCGATGCTTTGGGAAATTCGCCGCAGCCTGAAACCCAATGGCACGGTGGCGCTTCTTGAATATCGGGAAGAAGACCCTAACGTCCCGATCAAGCCGCTTCACAAGATGTCAAAAATTCAAATCATGAAAGAGTACGAGGCGAACGGATTTAAGTTGGTCAAGGAATACAACGAGCTTCCCTGGCAGCACTTGATGTTTTTTGCCCGCGACGACAGTCCGCTGAAGGCAATCACCCCGATTCCGGCAAACGAAGTGCTCCAATCGCTGAACAAATAA
- a CDS encoding sulfatase-like hydrolase/transferase, with the protein MKQSFASAAILFALATCGGLLAPATAADRPNVLILFPDDQRADTIAALGNPDIITPNLDQIADRGFHASSAYCLGANVGAVCRPSRNMLLSGRTYFRWTAPKNGKPQANAPATDTTLPAVFNAAGYETYHHGKRGNTAQNIHRQFDHSHYLDDFNDRWSMQAGRKVIDDALSFLDARQANAAKSDSPWLMYLAFAMPHDPRAASEEALAMYDPDTLRLFPASRRAHPFDNGAVLVRDEWTAVWPRTEQVLRDQIHDYYAAITTLDQNIGRLIDRLRRDGELDNTLVVFSSDHGLGMGSHGLMGKQNVYEAGYKAPMVMAGPGIPHGTNNDPVYLMDLFPTLCELTGIAVPDGLDGESFAAMVREGKSGPRDAVLLSYTDTQRAIRQGDWKLIYYPQSRRTQLFNLDRDPNEQQDLSNDRSQSDRINSLFTVMKTLQDEQGDPLQIPVERQPMIEDDFIAPEIRLAKSGRPSLSATPSGLHSTELSGQQTGDPFSVLRPEDGYFAAVSVGLSRTAPKVVTGIRFDIVKGPGRDADRWTEVVGNPQSRWTPLLDQMNPKRQPIGIYGTADGVLRRLGFIQTDTRIAPTFGGSDGGTPFEVRIPTETNTIASKQFAGFHGTVISGKQQTVIESLGLLYLPNGKN; encoded by the coding sequence ATGAAACAATCTTTCGCCTCAGCCGCAATCCTTTTCGCACTTGCAACCTGCGGCGGCCTGCTCGCCCCGGCAACGGCTGCCGATCGACCGAACGTCCTGATTCTATTCCCCGATGATCAGCGTGCCGACACAATCGCAGCCCTCGGCAATCCTGACATCATCACCCCCAACTTAGACCAAATCGCCGACCGCGGCTTCCATGCCTCATCGGCGTATTGCCTTGGTGCGAATGTCGGAGCGGTTTGTCGCCCTAGTCGAAACATGTTGCTATCGGGTCGAACGTATTTCCGCTGGACGGCACCGAAGAACGGAAAACCGCAAGCGAACGCGCCAGCGACGGACACCACGCTACCGGCCGTTTTCAATGCAGCAGGATACGAGACGTACCATCATGGCAAACGTGGTAATACCGCCCAAAACATTCATCGCCAATTTGATCATTCACACTACCTAGACGATTTCAATGATCGGTGGTCGATGCAAGCTGGTCGCAAAGTCATTGACGATGCACTCTCTTTTCTCGACGCGCGCCAAGCGAACGCGGCCAAAAGCGATTCACCTTGGTTGATGTATCTTGCCTTCGCGATGCCGCATGACCCACGCGCCGCGAGTGAAGAAGCGTTAGCGATGTATGATCCCGATACGCTGCGGCTATTCCCCGCTTCTCGACGCGCCCATCCCTTTGATAACGGAGCGGTACTGGTCCGTGACGAATGGACAGCCGTTTGGCCGCGAACCGAACAGGTCCTTCGCGATCAAATACACGATTACTACGCGGCGATCACGACCCTCGATCAGAATATCGGCCGCTTGATCGACCGCCTGCGTCGCGACGGCGAACTGGACAACACCCTCGTCGTCTTTTCATCGGACCACGGGCTCGGGATGGGAAGCCACGGATTGATGGGCAAGCAAAATGTTTACGAAGCCGGTTACAAGGCTCCGATGGTGATGGCCGGCCCCGGTATCCCTCACGGGACCAACAATGATCCTGTCTACTTGATGGATTTGTTTCCGACGTTGTGTGAACTTACCGGGATCGCCGTTCCAGACGGCTTGGATGGAGAAAGCTTCGCGGCGATGGTCCGCGAAGGAAAATCCGGGCCGCGCGACGCTGTGCTGCTCAGCTACACCGACACACAGCGGGCCATCCGCCAAGGTGATTGGAAACTGATCTACTATCCCCAATCGCGGCGAACTCAGTTGTTTAATTTGGATCGTGATCCGAACGAGCAGCAAGACTTGTCAAACGACCGGTCGCAATCCGATCGCATCAATTCGCTTTTCACGGTGATGAAAACGCTACAAGACGAACAAGGCGATCCACTTCAAATTCCTGTGGAACGCCAACCTATGATCGAAGACGATTTCATCGCACCGGAAATCCGGCTGGCCAAATCAGGCCGTCCGAGTTTATCGGCAACGCCATCGGGATTGCACTCGACCGAACTTTCCGGGCAACAAACGGGAGACCCATTCTCCGTCCTTCGCCCCGAGGACGGATACTTCGCGGCGGTGTCGGTCGGTCTTAGCCGAACGGCCCCAAAAGTAGTCACGGGGATCCGGTTCGATATCGTCAAAGGTCCAGGTCGCGACGCTGATCGATGGACCGAGGTTGTCGGCAACCCACAATCTCGCTGGACACCGCTACTCGATCAAATGAATCCTAAACGCCAACCGATCGGAATCTATGGCACAGCTGACGGTGTTCTGCGGCGGCTTGGTTTCATTCAAACCGATACTCGAATCGCCCCGACGTTCGGCGGTTCCGATGGCGGGACTCCTTTCGAGGTGCGCATCCCAACGGAAACGAACACGATCGCCTCCAAGCAATTCGCGGGTTTTCACGGGACGGTAATCTCCGGTAAGCAACAAACCGTGATCGAGTCGCTCGGATTGCTCTACCTACCCAACGGCAAGAACTAG
- the pgsA gene encoding CDP-diacylglycerol--glycerol-3-phosphate 3-phosphatidyltransferase, giving the protein MNQISPTTPRRVFLSPDSSLTLAETNPPASRSIYNVPNLLTSIRFGLAIAVMTLIPLGYYLAAMIVFLVAASTDWMDGYWARKYGQVTKFGRIFDPFVDKIIICGSFIALVGVVGTPIASWMATVVVGRELLVTSLRGMIEGSGKDFSASQLGKWKMVLQCAAVVAALLFLQSAEPAAWLKVTTYGLVWAAIGLTVYSGYDYTIVAARLMQDEPDEAN; this is encoded by the coding sequence ATGAATCAAATCAGCCCCACCACTCCCCGTCGGGTTTTCCTCTCACCAGACTCTTCTCTGACGTTGGCCGAAACGAATCCCCCCGCATCGCGATCGATCTACAACGTGCCGAATTTGCTGACCAGCATTCGGTTCGGATTGGCTATCGCTGTGATGACTTTGATCCCATTGGGGTATTATCTGGCCGCAATGATCGTTTTTCTGGTCGCCGCATCGACCGATTGGATGGACGGTTACTGGGCCCGCAAATACGGTCAAGTGACCAAGTTCGGACGGATTTTCGATCCCTTTGTCGACAAGATCATCATCTGCGGATCCTTTATCGCGCTCGTCGGCGTCGTGGGAACTCCGATCGCATCGTGGATGGCGACGGTGGTCGTCGGACGCGAGCTGTTGGTGACCAGTTTGCGCGGAATGATCGAAGGCAGCGGAAAAGATTTCTCGGCCAGCCAGCTGGGCAAATGGAAGATGGTGCTTCAGTGTGCGGCCGTCGTCGCGGCACTGTTGTTTTTGCAATCCGCTGAGCCCGCCGCTTGGCTGAAAGTGACGACGTATGGACTGGTCTGGGCGGCGATCGGTTTGACCGTTTACTCAGGTTACGATTACACCATCGTCGCCGCTCGCCTGATGCAGGACGAGCCTGACGAGGCAAACTGA